A window of the Oligoflexia bacterium genome harbors these coding sequences:
- a CDS encoding S41 family peptidase, whose product MFKTYRSYLFSCLVFCLLLIQTNCTQKKTPDVSEETDFAAGKSIVDIVAPIKHKGIFTTERKDMCDNFHALLNDTLAKHLLRDASDKNDILQHALSYLNNYPDKTEIDHESWTAMQEQNRLVPLPSTEQEQCDMITSLSQTTTFNLNLSKDDDAKLIETYLTVYRYFLTFSDGGLSSIDYSKEEPETSKRLGLILLDRPDYSHPLNLGQQESPSVRYPNYLYILGTHPRSILNQYRQDLVGKYIVALCSSEENCLNINEHSLSITLNKTLDNDPQKIFAKLYDPETDVYENYSLPLEQLQQLFAYSYFYPSTKNENPIFVLKIRSFRSEQLKEDLKYIFKTDIQHYIDQYGSYPKNMVIDLRNNPGGYLTLAKDLGEYFFPKKTLLSNMLTTISSGQMKIFQKNSNAVTTTWRGKNLLYYPLLTEHDHRNPSFINSPSKIVVLLNRGSASTSEIFAAAMKDHQAAMVIGEQSFGKFIGQQSRDELFADIPLKRSLIQTYFFSPLGYSHFLSPQLLDKEHNNPFDHSDFVSIADYLSLVNFEDPTTPITSNPGKLDLDNYTLNTLPLIDITHIQQTQINTLPESCSIPEDFSQIVEQEDCLMDISDAYFSQLIQLQ is encoded by the coding sequence ATGTTTAAAACTTATAGGTCATATTTGTTTTCTTGCCTTGTTTTTTGTTTGCTCCTCATACAAACAAATTGTACGCAAAAAAAAACACCCGACGTTTCTGAAGAAACTGATTTTGCTGCAGGAAAAAGCATTGTTGACATTGTTGCTCCAATTAAACACAAAGGAATCTTTACAACCGAACGCAAAGATATGTGTGATAATTTTCATGCTTTACTCAACGACACCTTAGCAAAACACCTGTTAAGAGATGCCAGTGATAAAAACGATATACTTCAGCATGCTTTATCTTATCTTAATAACTATCCTGATAAAACCGAGATTGATCATGAATCGTGGACTGCTATGCAAGAACAAAATCGTTTAGTTCCACTGCCTTCAACAGAACAAGAACAATGTGACATGATTACAAGCTTATCGCAAACCACAACTTTTAATTTGAACTTAAGTAAAGATGATGATGCAAAGCTCATTGAAACTTATTTAACCGTGTATCGATATTTCTTAACTTTTTCTGATGGTGGTTTATCAAGCATAGACTACAGTAAAGAAGAGCCTGAAACCAGCAAACGTCTTGGTCTTATTTTACTTGATCGTCCAGACTATAGCCACCCTTTAAATCTTGGCCAACAAGAAAGTCCCTCAGTTAGATATCCAAACTATTTGTATATTCTTGGCACGCACCCAAGAAGTATTTTAAATCAATACCGTCAGGATCTGGTGGGTAAATACATTGTTGCCCTTTGTTCTTCAGAAGAAAACTGTCTCAACATCAATGAACACTCCCTCTCCATCACTTTAAACAAAACATTAGATAATGACCCACAAAAGATTTTTGCCAAACTCTACGATCCAGAAACCGATGTTTATGAAAATTACTCTTTACCTCTTGAACAGTTGCAACAACTTTTTGCCTACAGTTATTTTTATCCTAGCACGAAAAATGAAAATCCAATTTTTGTCCTAAAAATAAGGTCTTTTCGCTCTGAACAATTGAAAGAAGATTTAAAGTATATTTTTAAAACAGATATTCAACACTATATCGATCAGTATGGCTCATACCCAAAAAATATGGTCATTGATTTAAGAAACAATCCTGGCGGTTACCTTACTTTAGCTAAAGATTTAGGAGAGTATTTTTTCCCAAAAAAAACTTTGCTAAGCAACATGTTAACAACCATCTCTTCTGGACAAATGAAAATTTTTCAAAAAAACTCTAATGCCGTGACCACCACTTGGCGTGGAAAAAATCTTTTATACTACCCGCTTTTAACTGAACATGACCATCGCAATCCCAGCTTTATCAATAGCCCATCAAAAATTGTTGTTTTACTGAATCGTGGATCCGCCAGCACCTCAGAAATTTTTGCTGCCGCCATGAAAGATCATCAAGCCGCCATGGTTATAGGTGAACAGTCTTTTGGTAAATTCATAGGGCAACAATCCCGTGATGAACTGTTTGCTGATATCCCCTTAAAGCGCTCCTTGATTCAAACGTACTTCTTTTCTCCCTTGGGTTACTCACATTTTCTAAGTCCACAACTGTTAGACAAAGAACACAATAACCCTTTTGACCACAGTGATTTTGTTAGCATTGCTGACTACCTGAGTTTGGTTAATTTTGAAGACCCCACTACACCCATAACAAGCAACCCAGGCAAACTGGATCTAGACAATTATACACTTAACACTTTACCCTTAATTGACATTACTCACATCCAGCAAACGCAAATCAATACCTTGCCAGAAAGTTGTTCTATTCCAGAAGACTTTTCTCAAATTGTAGAACAAGAGGATTGCCTCATGGATATATCTGATGCTTATTTTTCTCAACTTATACAACTGCAGTAA
- a CDS encoding DUF547 domain-containing protein, with the protein MKKNIKHGIVAIMVLMVLSACVRKIPRLNSKAEIDHVQAIKAYASVLSQYVNDQGQVDFKCLVKQQDDLNLYVHYIAHTPFSEFTSKNALLAHMINSYNAMSMYNVLESFIPQTNQGFGKIRFFFLTKLHIAQKKMSLYTLENKYIRKKFDERIHFALNCMSVSCPVLPKKPFTADNIEQELNEARRIFFSEKRNLEINSDNKTVYVSEILSFYKDDFISEQSPTLIDYINLHTDLNIPKDYKIKFIPYDWTIHGQG; encoded by the coding sequence ATGAAAAAAAATATTAAACATGGCATTGTTGCGATTATGGTGTTGATGGTCTTGTCAGCATGTGTGCGCAAAATACCTCGTCTTAACAGCAAAGCTGAAATTGACCATGTTCAGGCTATCAAGGCTTACGCCAGTGTTTTAAGTCAATATGTCAATGATCAAGGACAAGTTGATTTTAAATGCTTGGTTAAACAACAAGATGATTTAAATCTCTACGTGCATTACATTGCTCATACTCCTTTTTCTGAATTTACTTCAAAAAATGCGCTATTGGCCCATATGATCAATAGCTACAACGCCATGTCCATGTACAATGTGCTAGAAAGTTTTATTCCACAAACCAATCAAGGTTTTGGCAAAATACGCTTTTTCTTTTTAACCAAGTTACACATTGCCCAAAAAAAAATGTCTTTGTACACGCTAGAAAATAAGTACATACGAAAAAAATTTGATGAACGAATTCACTTTGCCTTAAATTGTATGTCGGTTTCTTGTCCGGTTTTACCAAAAAAACCATTCACAGCCGATAACATTGAACAAGAACTCAATGAAGCGCGGCGCATTTTTTTTAGTGAAAAACGCAATTTAGAGATCAATTCAGATAATAAAACGGTTTATGTTTCAGAAATTTTAAGTTTTTATAAAGATGATTTTATCAGTGAGCAAAGCCCAACATTGATTGATTACATTAATCTGCATACAGACTTAAATATTCCCAAAGACTATAAAATTAAATTTATTCCTTATGATTGGACCATTCATGGGCAGGGTTAG
- a CDS encoding chalcone isomerase family protein: MGRVRFIIFIAFSFCFFQLQAEEKKLFPDTVTIKQQKLIKIGQGKRKYYWANVYEAALYGHDDLKPASTDKLLKQENPILIRLKYNHKVDLKATQEAWIKSIESNCNTWCEDIKDSKKKFISQVQAIEKDELQDYQFLKTGLKIFKNKKPWIDLEDTTFGQVILMTFIGEHPPTKQLKKDLLGE; this comes from the coding sequence ATGGGCAGGGTTAGATTTATTATTTTTATTGCTTTTAGTTTTTGTTTTTTTCAGCTTCAGGCTGAAGAAAAAAAACTATTCCCAGACACGGTTACAATTAAACAGCAAAAATTGATAAAAATAGGACAAGGTAAGCGAAAATACTATTGGGCCAATGTCTATGAAGCTGCGCTTTATGGGCATGATGATTTAAAACCAGCTAGTACAGATAAATTATTAAAACAGGAAAATCCAATACTGATTCGTTTAAAGTACAACCATAAAGTGGATTTAAAAGCAACACAAGAAGCTTGGATAAAATCAATAGAAAGCAATTGTAATACTTGGTGTGAAGATATTAAAGACAGTAAAAAAAAGTTTATTTCACAAGTGCAAGCTATAGAAAAAGATGAGTTACAAGATTACCAGTTTTTAAAAACAGGCTTAAAAATTTTTAAAAATAAAAAACCATGGATAGACTTGGAAGATACTACCTTTGGTCAAGTCATACTAATGACTTTTATTGGTGAACATCCTCCCACCAAACAGTTAAAAAAAGATTTGTTGGGAGAGTAA
- a CDS encoding TolC family protein yields the protein MRYLVKLWSMVFLCMVSVQAFAQNDSKANPATVKTIGLKDAIEAATQYAPQLDISEQELALRQAQHGRATAGMILPQLEVDILTGVVPDLPEGFGPANDFPDYNANLKELGPFIRSKLTFVQPVFLFNRLNNLKKAARNGVLSAEQGLKAKQNEVIEQVQTVYWTHVYLQNIKDFVAELLDRANQAKDRVQERLDSGSGEVTDIDLMRIKVFINETQRRAAEAQRGLDIAEYSLKMLMGLNSEQKITIQDSQLPKPTLNLQSSEHYMARAKVARPEIQQLEKAVLAQKHLTLSKRAEFFPNIFIAGQWELSDAPGRATFSNPYINDGFNRNIFGASFGIRQNLSFHNIAAEYKEEKVKLKLAQSRTNLALQAIELDIRDKYLNLKAKREAYDSSTQALKSARSWVLSSTLNFGAGLMDARELLESFVGYASVKANFYEVLYNYHKAYFALRRAIGEDIRVEKNN from the coding sequence ATGAGATATTTAGTAAAATTATGGAGTATGGTTTTTCTCTGCATGGTCAGTGTGCAGGCTTTTGCACAAAATGACAGTAAGGCAAACCCTGCAACAGTCAAAACCATTGGCTTGAAAGATGCTATTGAAGCGGCCACGCAGTATGCGCCGCAGTTGGATATTTCTGAGCAAGAATTGGCTTTGCGTCAAGCGCAACATGGTAGAGCCACTGCGGGCATGATTCTTCCACAATTGGAAGTGGATATCTTAACAGGGGTTGTCCCGGATTTACCAGAGGGTTTTGGTCCGGCCAATGATTTTCCTGACTACAATGCCAATTTGAAAGAGTTGGGTCCATTTATTCGCAGTAAATTAACGTTTGTTCAACCTGTGTTTTTATTCAATCGTTTGAACAATTTAAAAAAAGCCGCGCGCAATGGTGTATTATCGGCAGAACAGGGTTTAAAAGCCAAGCAAAATGAAGTGATAGAGCAAGTGCAAACCGTGTATTGGACACATGTTTATTTGCAAAACATTAAAGATTTTGTAGCAGAATTATTGGATAGAGCCAATCAGGCCAAAGATAGAGTTCAAGAGCGTTTGGACAGTGGTTCGGGTGAAGTGACAGATATTGACTTAATGCGAATCAAAGTGTTTATCAATGAAACCCAAAGACGTGCTGCTGAGGCGCAAAGGGGCTTAGATATTGCTGAGTATTCTTTAAAAATGTTGATGGGTTTAAACAGTGAACAAAAGATTACCATCCAAGACAGTCAGCTGCCTAAACCAACACTTAATCTGCAAAGCAGTGAGCATTATATGGCACGTGCAAAGGTGGCCAGACCAGAAATACAACAATTGGAAAAAGCAGTTTTGGCCCAAAAACACTTAACTTTATCAAAAAGAGCAGAGTTTTTTCCCAATATTTTTATTGCCGGCCAATGGGAGTTATCGGATGCGCCAGGCAGAGCTACTTTTTCTAACCCGTATATCAATGATGGTTTCAACAGAAATATTTTTGGCGCCAGCTTTGGTATCCGCCAGAATTTATCTTTTCACAACATAGCGGCTGAGTACAAAGAAGAAAAAGTGAAATTAAAATTAGCACAAAGCCGAACAAACTTAGCCTTACAAGCCATTGAATTGGATATAAGAGATAAGTACCTGAATCTTAAGGCTAAGCGTGAGGCTTATGATAGTTCAACCCAAGCCTTAAAATCAGCCAGAAGCTGGGTTTTGTCTTCAACACTCAACTTTGGCGCAGGTTTAATGGATGCCCGTGAACTGTTAGAGTCTTTTGTTGGATATGCTAGCGTAAAAGCCAACTTTTATGAGGTACTTTATAATTATCATAAAGCCTATTTTGCCCTTAGACGCGCAATTGGGGAAGATATTAGGGTAGAAAAAAACAACTGA
- a CDS encoding phosphoenolpyruvate carboxykinase, whose amino-acid sequence MIQTQVKENSMVTQNSKKQQSEFTVQPQAAEVIKNSSREELRMMAKQEEKTTEYYSAAYVAKFKARSAAFTRTTVDGQVTAEDRKVIQEIQEYLKTTPVIEVDRQLCQGESNDVYACRLWVTKKYARLAHMFHASLGKITKKFEKPDMFVVDVPEYPGERRILVDPDACVTYVLGSDYYGEIKKAFLRMVMYDGKQKGGLGLHAGSKEVWAKNVKTGEIDRSGILFFGLSGTGKTSLTCHDFNLDTDAGEQVRVRQDDVVILQNNGSAKGTEIEGFYIKTEGLNPVDQKALYQAAVCKEAIFENVWVDDAGNVDFDNCEISQNGRAVVPVSKVINTDGDIDMPLANKIFFITRNPLSPPISKLSQEQAAVAFMLGESIKTSAADPNAKGEAVREVGTNPFIVGSKDEEGNRFYEILKANPRIECYLLNTGKFGSHEKSEKIKILDTIAMLTAVCRNAVEWAKDEILDVEIPVNVEGIDMNRFSAENFWDKETFKTALKELREARKAWLDQFPALQSKITDALY is encoded by the coding sequence ATGATACAAACACAAGTGAAAGAGAATAGCATGGTGACCCAAAACAGCAAAAAACAGCAGTCAGAGTTTACGGTTCAACCCCAAGCGGCAGAGGTTATTAAAAATAGCAGTCGTGAAGAACTGAGAATGATGGCCAAACAAGAGGAAAAGACCACGGAATATTACAGTGCTGCTTATGTTGCCAAATTCAAAGCTAGAAGTGCAGCTTTTACCCGCACAACTGTCGATGGCCAAGTTACTGCGGAAGATAGAAAAGTTATTCAAGAGATTCAGGAGTATTTAAAAACCACCCCTGTCATTGAGGTGGACAGACAGCTTTGTCAAGGTGAAAGTAATGATGTCTATGCTTGTCGTTTATGGGTCACTAAAAAATATGCCCGCTTAGCCCACATGTTTCATGCCAGTTTAGGAAAAATCACAAAAAAATTTGAAAAGCCAGATATGTTTGTAGTGGATGTTCCTGAGTATCCTGGTGAAAGACGTATTTTAGTAGACCCTGATGCCTGTGTAACCTATGTTTTAGGTTCAGATTATTATGGAGAAATCAAAAAAGCGTTTTTAAGAATGGTCATGTACGATGGTAAACAAAAAGGTGGACTAGGTTTGCACGCAGGCTCCAAAGAAGTGTGGGCTAAAAATGTAAAAACTGGCGAGATTGATCGTTCGGGTATTTTGTTTTTTGGTTTATCAGGAACAGGTAAAACCAGTTTGACTTGTCATGATTTTAACTTGGATACAGATGCTGGTGAACAAGTAAGAGTAAGACAAGATGACGTTGTGATTTTGCAAAACAATGGTTCAGCCAAAGGAACCGAGATTGAAGGTTTTTATATTAAAACAGAAGGTTTAAATCCTGTTGACCAAAAAGCATTGTATCAAGCTGCGGTGTGTAAAGAGGCAATCTTTGAAAATGTTTGGGTTGATGATGCGGGTAATGTTGATTTTGATAATTGTGAGATTTCTCAAAATGGTCGTGCAGTGGTTCCTGTTTCTAAGGTTATCAACACTGATGGTGATATTGATATGCCTTTGGCCAATAAGATTTTTTTCATTACACGTAACCCATTGAGTCCGCCTATTTCAAAATTAAGCCAAGAACAAGCTGCAGTGGCCTTTATGTTGGGTGAATCCATTAAAACTTCAGCTGCTGATCCCAATGCTAAAGGTGAGGCTGTGCGTGAAGTGGGTACCAACCCATTTATTGTTGGTTCAAAAGATGAAGAAGGTAATCGTTTTTATGAAATTTTAAAAGCCAACCCTAGGATTGAGTGTTATTTACTGAATACCGGTAAATTTGGCAGCCATGAAAAATCTGAAAAAATTAAAATTTTAGATACCATTGCTATGTTAACAGCAGTATGCAGAAATGCAGTAGAATGGGCCAAAGATGAGATTTTGGATGTAGAGATACCAGTGAATGTTGAAGGTATTGATATGAATCGTTTTTCAGCAGAAAATTTCTGGGATAAAGAAACTTTTAAAACTGCTTTAAAAGAGCTTAGAGAAGCACGCAAAGCCTGGTTAGATCAGTTTCCAGCCTTACAAAGCAAAATAACTGATGCTTTGTACTGA
- a CDS encoding ABC transporter substrate-binding protein — translation MKHLWVMILTLLIASCANKGNAVKASNEQAKKADTEIKALDKAQQEKNTANAAEVKHIQKIEKTDGQKERIKIKSEQENIEEDQPLAVIANYTKKLRSYVDQPNSKNREDSIAQQVREFFNFEELAKRSLGRHWNTQSEKNKKQFSDLFIQLVEGSYLKRSRQIIGDYEVTFKNQKIKGDNASVTSTVSQQDANIDIKYDLLQKGKQWMIYNITLDDVNLVRTYQSQFNKIIKDKGFPHLISLMKKRVEVQEKDDIAI, via the coding sequence ATGAAACATTTATGGGTAATGATCTTAACTTTATTGATTGCGTCTTGTGCTAACAAAGGCAATGCAGTTAAAGCAAGCAATGAACAGGCAAAAAAAGCTGATACAGAAATAAAAGCCTTAGATAAAGCTCAGCAAGAAAAAAATACTGCCAATGCTGCAGAAGTAAAACATATTCAAAAAATAGAAAAAACAGATGGCCAAAAAGAACGTATCAAAATTAAATCTGAACAAGAAAATATAGAAGAAGATCAACCTTTAGCGGTGATAGCCAACTATACTAAAAAATTACGCAGTTATGTAGATCAACCTAACTCTAAAAATAGAGAAGATAGTATTGCCCAGCAAGTTAGAGAATTTTTTAATTTTGAAGAGTTGGCAAAGAGAAGCTTAGGCAGACATTGGAACACGCAAAGTGAAAAAAATAAAAAACAATTTTCTGATTTGTTTATTCAATTGGTTGAAGGTTCATATTTAAAGCGCTCACGTCAAATTATAGGTGATTATGAGGTCACATTTAAGAATCAAAAAATAAAAGGTGATAACGCCAGTGTTACATCAACGGTATCGCAACAAGATGCCAATATTGATATTAAATATGATCTGTTACAAAAAGGTAAACAATGGATGATTTACAACATTACTTTGGATGATGTGAATTTGGTTCGTACCTATCAGAGTCAATTTAATAAAATCATCAAAGACAAAGGTTTCCCTCATCTCATCAGTTTGATGAAAAAGCGGGTGGAAGTTCAAGAAAAAGACGATATTGCAATATAA
- a CDS encoding uracil-DNA glycosylase, whose translation MSLDKINQAIISCQQCPRLLDWQKHIDANKRASYKDELYWSRPVPSFGDPKAQILILGLAPGAHGANRTGRLITGDSSGDWLFRSMYKAGLCNQASSTHKDDGLQLTNTWISNVVHCAPPENKPKTDERDNCLPFLTQELQTLNHLKLIVCLGQYAYDSLLKTLKDNTLAHVPSPKQKFKHALWIDLNPYKILCSYHPSQQNTFTKKLTQTMLDDIFFEAAQKVRPYF comes from the coding sequence ATGTCTTTGGATAAAATCAACCAAGCCATTATCAGCTGTCAGCAATGTCCACGTTTATTGGATTGGCAAAAACATATTGATGCCAACAAAAGAGCCTCCTATAAAGATGAACTTTATTGGTCCAGACCGGTTCCCTCTTTTGGTGACCCTAAGGCCCAAATTCTAATTTTAGGTTTGGCGCCAGGAGCACATGGTGCCAATAGAACAGGACGTCTGATTACAGGGGATAGCTCAGGTGATTGGTTATTTAGGTCTATGTACAAAGCTGGTTTATGTAACCAAGCATCATCAACACATAAAGATGATGGCCTACAATTAACCAATACCTGGATCAGCAATGTGGTTCACTGCGCACCTCCAGAGAATAAACCCAAAACGGATGAACGCGATAATTGTTTGCCTTTTTTAACTCAAGAACTTCAAACTTTAAATCATTTAAAACTGATAGTTTGTTTAGGGCAATATGCTTATGATTCATTATTGAAAACATTGAAAGATAACACTTTGGCGCATGTGCCCTCCCCCAAACAAAAATTCAAACATGCTTTGTGGATTGACCTAAACCCATACAAGATCTTATGCAGCTACCATCCCAGTCAACAAAATACATTTACCAAAAAATTAACCCAAACCATGTTGGATGATATTTTTTTTGAAGCCGCTCAAAAGGTACGGCCTTACTTTTGA
- a CDS encoding radical SAM protein: MNKTPTYLSDQQIQTWKPYSNPPKDGVYKTQTKQRMQDNNQWHDYQMAGRRWPIGCVSLEITQRCNLDCTLCYLSDASEAVKDIPLTEVYKRLDDIYEHYGPETDIQISGGDPTLRKREELIAIVEYAAQYRFKTSLFTNGILAKRDLLLDLKQAGLVDVAFHVDLTQERKGFNTEVELNRIREKYIEAAHGTGLNIFFNTTVYEGNFHEIPDLVRFFNANADKVDLASFQLQADTGRGVLRERDFMITPETVSEKINAGAGCTINFDVAHIGHHDCNRYGIALVAGNKAFNFLEKTKLFKTIVQQSAEFNIDREEKANTGNYFAKLVLTKPSLWLPLMGYVLRKLWAMKGALLQSKGKVQKMTYFIHNFMDEKHLDQERCESCVFMVATPQGPISMCVHNAKRDDFILQNLTVKNGEQEATWNPLTGTTVDNNKQNPNKNQLDLNELPVKRLKGRYRQKKINGEDSEILPVL; the protein is encoded by the coding sequence ATGAACAAAACTCCCACCTACCTGTCTGATCAACAAATTCAAACTTGGAAACCTTATTCTAATCCACCCAAAGATGGGGTTTATAAAACCCAGACCAAACAACGCATGCAAGATAACAATCAATGGCATGATTATCAGATGGCTGGACGACGTTGGCCCATTGGCTGTGTGTCTTTAGAGATCACCCAGCGTTGTAATTTGGATTGCACTCTGTGTTATCTTTCTGATGCTTCAGAAGCGGTGAAAGATATCCCACTTACAGAAGTATACAAACGTTTGGATGATATTTATGAGCACTATGGGCCAGAAACAGATATTCAAATCTCAGGCGGTGATCCCACACTTAGAAAAAGAGAAGAACTGATTGCTATTGTTGAATATGCTGCCCAGTATCGGTTTAAAACCTCATTGTTTACCAACGGCATTTTAGCCAAAAGAGATTTATTGCTGGATTTAAAACAAGCAGGTTTGGTGGATGTTGCTTTTCATGTTGATTTAACCCAAGAGCGTAAAGGCTTTAATACAGAAGTTGAGCTCAATCGTATTCGTGAAAAATACATTGAAGCAGCGCATGGTACCGGGTTAAACATTTTTTTTAACACCACAGTTTATGAAGGTAACTTTCATGAAATTCCGGATTTGGTTCGTTTTTTTAATGCGAATGCAGATAAAGTAGATTTAGCTTCATTTCAATTGCAAGCTGATACAGGCAGAGGCGTGCTTAGAGAACGTGATTTTATGATTACTCCAGAAACTGTCAGTGAAAAAATTAATGCTGGTGCTGGCTGCACAATTAATTTTGATGTTGCCCACATTGGTCACCACGATTGTAATCGCTATGGCATTGCTTTGGTTGCAGGTAATAAAGCTTTTAATTTTTTAGAAAAAACCAAGCTATTTAAAACCATTGTCCAACAGTCAGCAGAATTTAATATAGATCGTGAAGAAAAAGCAAATACCGGAAATTATTTTGCCAAGCTTGTGTTAACTAAACCTTCACTTTGGTTACCGTTGATGGGGTATGTATTAAGAAAATTATGGGCCATGAAAGGTGCCTTGCTTCAATCAAAAGGTAAAGTACAAAAAATGACTTATTTTATTCATAATTTTATGGATGAAAAGCACCTAGATCAAGAGCGATGTGAAAGCTGTGTATTCATGGTTGCAACCCCACAAGGTCCAATTTCAATGTGCGTGCACAATGCAAAACGTGATGACTTTATTTTGCAAAACCTCACCGTTAAAAATGGTGAACAAGAAGCAACATGGAACCCATTGACAGGGACAACGGTAGACAACAACAAACAAAACCCAAATAAAAATCAATTGGATCTAAATGAATTGCCTGTTAAACGTCTTAAAGGCCGTTATCGACAAAAGAAAATCAATGGTGAAGACAGTGAAATACTGCCAGTGCTATGA